The Tripterygium wilfordii isolate XIE 37 chromosome 21, ASM1340144v1, whole genome shotgun sequence genome segment tattgttttgagtGGATGCTGTAAAAACTATGGAATAGAAGCATATAGTGGTATCTTTTAAATCAGTTTCGACTCAATTATTTGCACAAATTTACTATTGCTACTTAATTATTCTTAAAAAACTTTTCTTATTGTCATGTTTACCTCTCATTGATCTCTCTGTGTTGTGTTGCAGATCAAGCTGGCATCAGTAAAATTAGCAATGAAGTATATGAAGAGAGTATCTGCTGAACTTGAAAATGTCGGGGGTAGTCCTGAAGAGGAGGAACTGATTGTCCAGGGGGTTAGATTTGCTTTCCGGGTGCATCAGGtaaaaccattttgaaaatCATGTGCTTGGACACCTTCAGTATTTTATTGTGCTGTTAATTGGAGAGTGAACACGTTTGCTTTCCTTTCATGGCAGTTTGCTGGAGGTTTTGATGTTGAAACAATGAGGGCATTCCAGGAGCTGAGAGACAAAGCTAGATCTTGCCATATACAATGCCAGAATCAGCAAAATCAGAGACATGTATGCAGGTCTACTACTACTACCTGTTAATCTGTAGCAACCTCAGCTTCAGAATTGCTTACCTTTTTGGTTGTAAAGATGAAAACATAACGTATGTGAATACCATGGCTGAGGCCATCTCTcattaattttgatttgttGATCTGATCTATTTTCCTACTTTTCACTCATCAAACTGGAACCAAGTGTAATTTTGTTAAGCAGATTATCACTCTTCACAAAACCAGGTGTACAACCTtagaaaagattttttttgggaatCCTACGAGGGAGTCCCCTCTTCATTGCTTAATGGGTTTAAGTGGGCTTAGGATTAGCGCAACAACATTATCAATACAAGGCCCCCAAGCATCCAAAAACTGGCCTTTAGGCCTGGTCCGCGAATTCAAAGTTTTTTTTGCATTCATCAACTCTTCTTCCAGCACGAAAAAAACCCATGAATCCCATTCTTAATTGAACAAGAACTAGAAGAGATGAGTACTGACTACTGAGTCGGCCAGAATCTGACTCGAGTTGTACTCGAGTGTGAAGGCCTTTTGATTGAAAGTTTGTAGCAATAGGAGTTGGGACTGATGTCTGCATCTGTGCAGTCGGTCATAAGTTTCCCACTCGTTCATTTTAAAAAGCCGCCGTCTTCAACTCCTTAACAATCACTACACACCGTATTCAACAAACCCATTTTTTCCTCTCGAGGACCGGTCTTCAATCCAAGCTCCTCGGTTTCTCTGCCCCATACTTCAGGCCACAACTGCCATGGAAACGGAGCAGAGTGATACAACAGTCAACACCAATTCAGACCCCCTAATGAAGCTTTTGTTTGTGGAGATTGGCGTCGGCTATGATCAACATGGGTACTTTATCATATGCCCATTTCGCTCATTTATTTCGACTGTTCTGTACTCAGACTGGTTTTGCTTTAAGCACTGCTCTTTGAAAACTATTGTCATATTTGCGCAATACATGCAAGATATTACGGCTGCAGC includes the following:
- the LOC119988077 gene encoding uncharacterized protein LOC119988077; its protein translation is METEQSDTTVNTNSDPLMKLLFVEIGVGYDQHGYFIICPFRSFISTVLYSDWFCFKHCSLKTIVIFAQYMQDITAAAMRACRDAISSNSIPAFRRGSIPGVTFEQMKLQMKLGVPHSHQQSLDIERVKSVFP